The Bradyrhizobium oligotrophicum S58 genome contains the following window.
GCGAAGGCGAGATGAACATGATGCGGCATTGCCGCCAGTGCCGCGCCGACGCTGTCGGCCTGCTCGGTGAGGATCGCTCCGCCGAGTTCACCACCGACAAGATCATGGCGATGGAGGTGAACTACGACATCGACAGCCGCAAGGCCTATCAGGAAGCGGTCGAGAGCGAGCGCGTGGCCAAGGTCGTCGCCCGGCAGGAGGAGCTTGCCTCGCTCGCCGGCCAGTCCAGCGACATCAAGCTGCTGGTCGCCGTCGCCACCAAGGGCTCCGGCCTGATCAACGAGCATTTCGGCCACGCCAAGGAGTTCCAGGTCTACGAACTGTCCACGGCAGGTGCGAAGTTCGTCGGTCACCGCCGCGTCGACCTGTACTGCCAGGGCGGCTACGGTGACGAGGACAGCCTGGAGACCGTGATCCGCGCCATCAACGACTGTCATGCGGTGTTCGTCGCCAAGATCGGCGGCTGCCCAAAGAGCGACCTGCAGGCGGCGGGCATCGAGCCGGTCGACCAGTTCGCCCACGAGTTCATCGAGAAGTCCGCGATCGCCTGGTTCAAGAACTATCTCGACAAGGTCAATAGCGGCGAGATCCAGCACGTCGTGCGCGGTGACGCTGAAATTCGCCAGGGCGCCCTGATCTCGGCCGCGTGACGTCCAATTCCGGCGGCACTGCGGTGCCGCCGGTCCCTTTCGACAGGAGCATCTGATGACTTTGAAGATCATCGCCTCGCAGTGCACGAGCTGCTCGGCCTGCGAGCCCGAATGTCCGAACGTGGCGATTTCCGAAAAGAACGGCACCTTCGTGATCGACCCCAAGAAGTGCACCGAGTGCCTCGGCCATTTCGACGAGCCGCAATGCGCCGCCGTCTGCCCGGTCGACAACACCTGCGTGATCGACAATTCGTTTCCGCGCTATCAGCCGCCGGCTTGAGGGAGAGCGAGATGAACTTCACTCTCACGCCAGCCGCGCAGAAATTCATGCGCATGATGCTGCGGGCCGACGGGATCACTGGCTCGGGCTTCCGGCTCGCCGTCTCTCCCGGCGGCTGTTCCGGTCTCGCAGCCGACATCAGCGTGCTCGCCACGCCGCAGCCCGGCGACGCCGTGGTCGAGCGCGACGGCGTCAAGTTGTTCCTGCCGGCGGAGAGCCGGCTGTTGCTGGACGGCGTCACCATCGACTTTACTGACACCGCGACCCAGACGGGGCTCGTGTTTCACGATCCGAAGCAGGTCTCGTGCTCTAGCCACGCCTTGAAGGCGCTGCAGTAGCGGGGAACAGCGCCATGCCCACCGATGCCCGGCCCAGCTCCCAGACCGCCATCGAGGACGCGCTGCTTGCCGACGCGTTGCTCGGCGGTGGGCTGCCTGAGGAGGCTGAGCACCACCTGTGGCAGGCGAGCCAGAGCTACCATTTCGACGAAGTCGCCGAGGGACATTTGAAGGAGGCCGAGGCGCTGGCGCCGGATCATGCCGCAGTGCTGATCGGCTTTTACCGCTTCTATTTCTACAAGGGGCGGCTGGCGGACGCGCTGCGGATCGCCAAGCGGTGCCTGGCAAAGGCCGCGGTTGAGAACCATCTGCCGCCACATTGGCGCGACGTCCGGCCCGAGCACGCGGAATTTGGCAGTTTCGACCACATGCTGCCGCGCTTCTTCATGTTCACCTTGAAGGGTTACGCATACCTGCAGATGCGGCTCGGCAATCTCGTGGAAGGGCGGCTCGCAGTGCAGAAGCTGCTCGACCTCGATCCCAGCGACAAGATCGGCGCGCGCGTCCTGCTCGAGGTCGTAGACCGGGTGGAGCTCGACGATGAGTGACGACATCGACGAGGCTGTCGACTGGCAGGGCACCGATATCAGTTGTGCGGGCTGCGCGCATGAGGCGCTTGAAGCATCGGGGCGCTGCCGTCTCAAACATGCTTGCGTGCACGATCGCTATGCCCGGCGCATCGACCGGTTCTTCAACTGGAATCCGGCGCTCGCCAACGACTACGTCAAGCATCCCCATTTCGAGGTGCGCGCGATCGCGGCCAAGCACGCCAGCCCGTTTTATCTGACGCCGCTGCTCGACGATCCCGAGGAGACGGTGCGCTGGAACGCAGCTCGGCGGCTGCCGAAGCGGCTGGTGCTGCGGCTACGCCATGATCCGCATCGCGAGGTCCGCATCCGCATCGCGACCGTGCTCGATCCGGAAGACCTGATGCCGATGATGTTGGACAACGACTACTACGTCCGCCTCGTCGTGGCACGGCGGATCGTGCCGTCGGTGCTTGGCCGCATGATGGGCGATCCGGAGGCCGAGGTTCGCCGCGTCGTCGCCCGCCGCATTCCGACCGATTGGCTGCTTGGCATGATCAGCGACCCCGACGCGCGGGTGCGGCTGGAGGTCGCGGAGCGCCTTGCGCCGGATCTTCTCACTGCGATGTGCAAGGATGCCGACTGGCGCGTGCGCCATGAGGTTGCGAGCCGCATTGCGATCAGCGAGCTCTCCGAACTGGCGCGCGACGAGGATCCGCTGGTGCAGGAGATGGCGCGCGGCCGGCTTGCGAACCGTTCCGGAGCTGCGATGGAGAAACCGGCATGAGCAACATCGTTCGTGACAGCGAAGTGGTGGAACTGTCCGCGCCGCCATACTTCACTTTCGGTGAGAAGGTGAAGGCGAAGCGCACCATCCGCAACGACGGCACCTACGCGGGCAAGGAGATCGGCGAGATCCTCGCGAAGAAGGGCGAGATCGGCTACGTCGTCTCGATCGGGACCTTCCTGCAGCAATTCTACATCTACGGCGTCGAGTTTCTCGAAAGTGGAAACCGCGTCGGCATGAAACGCAAGGAGCTCGACCCCGCCATGCCGCGGGAAGAGCTCGAAGACGATTTGCCGCTGCCGGGAGCATACCAATCATGATCGAGCCGCGCCTGCCTAAATATCAATGGGGTCAGCGCGTGAAGGCGCGGATTGATCTCGTCAACGACGGTTCGTTCCCGAATGCGCCCACTGAGGCGAAGCTCGTCGGCATCGGCGACATGGGCGAGATCGTGCAGGTCGGAACGCATACGGAAGCGAACATGCCGATCTATCTCGTCGAGTTCGGCGAGCACCTCGTGGTGGGTTGTCTCGAAGAGGAGATCGTCCCGGTAGAGGGGTGATGATCATCCATGGCCGCAACAGCGCTCAAGCCCAGCCTCATCCTGCCTGCGCATCCCAACGAGCTGGATCGCAGGCGGATCGAGCGCGCGCTGAAGTCGCGCAAGCGCTACCGCTATGTCGAGCCGACGGTCGCGCCGGTCGATGAAGGTTATCACGTCCAGAGTCCGTGCTGCTCGCGCAACATCGATAAGGACGGCGGCGTGGTCGACGTCGCCTTGCTGCGCCACGATCCGACGAATGCGATGTGGAAACTATTCTGGAGAGATCATGCCCAGGGGATCTGGGAGCTGCACAGCGTGCACAAGCGGTTGACCGCGGCGGTCGACGAACTGAACGCCGACCCCGAGCGGATATTCTGGCAGTAGAGCGAAGAGGACGGGCGACATGGCACTTGCCGACCAGGAACTGAATGAGATCGAGCAGGTCCTCGCCGGACCCGACGCTGGAGGCTTCGCCTATGGCGAACTGCGCCGGCGCTTTCCGCATCTGGTCCTGACGCGCTGCGATGCCTCCGACGTGACGGAAGAGCCGTTCCGCAGCTACCCGGCGTTCGACCTGCATCTGCTCGATGCCAGCGATCATTGCGCCGGGGTCACCGACGACCCCGCGAAAGCGACCGGCTTGATCCTGGCGAAGCGGAGCGGATCATGACCAAGCCCTATCTCGTGCATGACGCCGATCGGCAGGAGCAGGACGAAGCCGAGTTGACGCCGGTCGGCTCCGACTTCATTCCGTTGTCCGATCCCGATATCACGACGGCCGAGATCGCAGCGGTGGAGGCGACATTGCGCTCGCCGCGCCTGTCATCGGGGCCGCTGGTCGAGGAGTTCGAGGCCGCGTTCGCCGCTTATCTCGGGCGCAAATATGCCATCGCCGTTCCAAGCGGGACGCTCGGCCTGCTGCTGGTCCTCAAGGCGATGGGGATAGGAGGTGGCGACGAGGTGATTGCATCGTCCTATTCGTTCCGCGAGGTCGCTCATGCGATCAGCATCGTCGGCGCCAAGCCGGTGTTTTCCGACATCGACTACTATTCCGGGACGTTGGCGCCCAGCAAGATCGAGGCGCGTATCACGGACAGAACCAGGGCGATCCTCGCCGGCAACACCAACGGTCATCCGGCCAAATGGACCGAGCTGCAGGCGATTGCGAAGACGCACGGTCTGCCGCTCATCGAAGATTCGACCGAGGCGATCGGCTCGAAATATCAGGGTGCGCTGGTCGGCACCTTCGGCGCCGCCTCGGTGTTCGACTTCTCGCAGCCGTTCGCGCTGACCTGCG
Protein-coding sequences here:
- a CDS encoding YfhL family 4Fe-4S dicluster ferredoxin; translation: MTLKIIASQCTSCSACEPECPNVAISEKNGTFVIDPKKCTECLGHFDEPQCAAVCPVDNTCVIDNSFPRYQPPA
- a CDS encoding HesB/IscA family protein, which translates into the protein MNFTLTPAAQKFMRMMLRADGITGSGFRLAVSPGGCSGLAADISVLATPQPGDAVVERDGVKLFLPAESRLLLDGVTIDFTDTATQTGLVFHDPKQVSCSSHALKALQ
- a CDS encoding 4Fe4S-binding leucine-rich repeat protein; translation: MSDDIDEAVDWQGTDISCAGCAHEALEASGRCRLKHACVHDRYARRIDRFFNWNPALANDYVKHPHFEVRAIAAKHASPFYLTPLLDDPEETVRWNAARRLPKRLVLRLRHDPHREVRIRIATVLDPEDLMPMMLDNDYYVRLVVARRIVPSVLGRMMGDPEAEVRRVVARRIPTDWLLGMISDPDARVRLEVAERLAPDLLTAMCKDADWRVRHEVASRIAISELSELARDEDPLVQEMARGRLANRSGAAMEKPA
- a CDS encoding nitrogen fixation protein NifZ encodes the protein MSNIVRDSEVVELSAPPYFTFGEKVKAKRTIRNDGTYAGKEIGEILAKKGEIGYVVSIGTFLQQFYIYGVEFLESGNRVGMKRKELDPAMPREELEDDLPLPGAYQS
- a CDS encoding nitrogen fixation protein NifZ, with product MIEPRLPKYQWGQRVKARIDLVNDGSFPNAPTEAKLVGIGDMGEIVQVGTHTEANMPIYLVEFGEHLVVGCLEEEIVPVEG
- a CDS encoding DUF3024 domain-containing protein — encoded protein: MAATALKPSLILPAHPNELDRRRIERALKSRKRYRYVEPTVAPVDEGYHVQSPCCSRNIDKDGGVVDVALLRHDPTNAMWKLFWRDHAQGIWELHSVHKRLTAAVDELNADPERIFWQ
- a CDS encoding DegT/DnrJ/EryC1/StrS family aminotransferase; amino-acid sequence: MTKPYLVHDADRQEQDEAELTPVGSDFIPLSDPDITTAEIAAVEATLRSPRLSSGPLVEEFEAAFAAYLGRKYAIAVPSGTLGLLLVLKAMGIGGGDEVIASSYSFREVAHAISIVGAKPVFSDIDYYSGTLAPSKIEARITDRTRAILAGNTNGHPAKWTELQAIAKTHGLPLIEDSTEAIGSKYQGALVGTFGAASVFDFSQPFALTCGEGGMVVTDDVDIAVAVRRHRSHRLDERASVVVSSSASHQAVMSDVTAALGLAQLKRIDEILERRKLVEQIYYSEVQSFEGIKDPYVGPDVTEVNWFLYQVHLGTRFSKSSRDSIVEDLRVEQIEAIAYSNPLHLQRHYFDMGYRRGDCLVTEKVADRVVALPFHVHLTSDQIAFIVATMKDASVNVGAGAAIY